One Microcebus murinus isolate Inina chromosome 9, M.murinus_Inina_mat1.0, whole genome shotgun sequence DNA window includes the following coding sequences:
- the MKRN1 gene encoding E3 ubiquitin-protein ligase makorin-1 isoform X1, with protein sequence MAEAAAPGTTATTSGAEAAAAAVAAASPTPLPTVAAPSPGAGVGGGGSDGSGAGWTKQVTCRYFMHGVCKEGANCRYSHDLSDSPYGVACKYFQRGYCVYGDRCRYDHSKPLKQEEATATDLTTKSSPAASPSLPSAVGPLAEMDTGEAESRNSNLATVGAGSEDWVNAIEFVPGQPYCGRTAPSCTDAPLQGSVTKEESEKEQTAVETKKQLCPYAAVGECRYGENCVYLHGDSCDMCGLQVLHPMDAAQRSQHIKSCIEAHEKDMELSFAVQRSKDMVCGICMEVVYEKANPSERRFGILSNCNHTYCLKCIRKWRSAKQFESKIIKSCPECRITSNFVIPSEYWVEEKEEKQKLIQKYKEAMSNKACRYFDEGRGSCPFGGNCFYKHAYPDGRREEPQRQKVGTSSRYRAQRRNHFWELIEERENSSPFDNDEEEVVTFELGEMLLMLLAAGGDDELTDSEDEWDLFHDELEDFYDLDL encoded by the exons ATGGCGGAGGCTGCGGCTCCCGGAACAACAGCCACAACATCAGGAGCAGaagcggcagcggcggcggtggcagcggcctcccccacccctctccccacagtCGCCGCCCCGTCCCCGGGGGCGGGAGTAGGGGGCGGCGGCAGCGACGGCAGCGGCGCCGGCTGGACTAAACAGGTCACCTGCAG GTATTTTATGCACGGGGTTTGTAAAGAAGGAGCTAACTGTCGATACTCGCATGACCTCTCTGACAGTCCATATGGTGTAGCGTGCAAGTATTTTCAGCGAGGATACTGTGTTTATGGAGACCGCTGCAG ATATGACCATAGCAAGCCATTGAAACAGGAAGAAGCAACTGCTACAGACCTAACTACAAAATCATCTCCTGCTGCTTCCCCAAGTCTCCCTTCAGCAGTCGGGCCACTTGCTGAAATGGATACAGGCGAAGCCGAGTCAAGAAATTCAAACCTTGCAACTGTAGGAGCAGGTTCAGAGGACTGGGTGAATGCGATCGAGTTTGTTCCTGGACAGCCCTACTGTGGCCGTA CTGCCCCTTCCTGCACTGACGCACCCCTGCAGGGCTCAGTGACCAAGGAAGAATCAGAGAAAGAGCAAACCGCTGTGGAAACAAAGAAGCAGCTTTGCCCCTATGCTGCAGTGGGAGAGTGCCGATATGGGGAGAACTGTGTGTATCTCCACGGAGATTCATGTGATATGTGTGGGCTGCAGGTCCTACATCCAATGGATGCTGCCCAGAGATCCCAACATATAAAA TCTTGCATTGAGGCCCATGAGAAGGACATGGAGCTCTCATTTGCTGTGCAGCGCAGCAAGGACATGGTGTGCGGGATCTGCATGGAGGTGGTCTATGAGAAAGCCAACCCCAGCGAGCGCCGCTTCGGGATCCTCTCCAACTGCAACCACACCTACTGCCTCAAGTGTATTCGCAAGTGGAGGAGCGCAAAGCAATTTGAGAGCAAGATCATAAA GTCCTGCCCAGAATGCCGGATCACATCTAACTTTGTCATTCCAAGTGAGTACTgggtggaggagaaagaagagaagcagaAACTCATTCAGAAATACAAGGAGGCAATGAG CAACAAGGCGTGCAGGTATTTTGATGAAGGACGTGGGAGCTGCCCATTTGGAGGGAACTGTTTTTACAAGCATGCGTACCCTGATGGCCGTAGAGAGgagccacagagacagaaagtgggaACATCAAGCAGATACCGG GCCCAACGAAGGAACCACTTCTGGGAGCTCATTGAGGAAAGAGAGAACAGCAGTCCCTTTGACAACGACGAAGAAGAAGTTGTCACCTTTGAGCTGGGAGAgatgttgcttatgcttttggctGCAGGTGGGGACGACGAACTGACAGACTCTGAAGATGAGTGGGACTTGTTTCATGATGAGCTGGAAGATTTTTATGACTTGGATCTATAG
- the MKRN1 gene encoding E3 ubiquitin-protein ligase makorin-1 isoform X2: MHGVCKEGANCRYSHDLSDSPYGVACKYFQRGYCVYGDRCRYDHSKPLKQEEATATDLTTKSSPAASPSLPSAVGPLAEMDTGEAESRNSNLATVGAGSEDWVNAIEFVPGQPYCGRTAPSCTDAPLQGSVTKEESEKEQTAVETKKQLCPYAAVGECRYGENCVYLHGDSCDMCGLQVLHPMDAAQRSQHIKSCIEAHEKDMELSFAVQRSKDMVCGICMEVVYEKANPSERRFGILSNCNHTYCLKCIRKWRSAKQFESKIIKSCPECRITSNFVIPSEYWVEEKEEKQKLIQKYKEAMSNKACRYFDEGRGSCPFGGNCFYKHAYPDGRREEPQRQKVGTSSRYRAQRRNHFWELIEERENSSPFDNDEEEVVTFELGEMLLMLLAAGGDDELTDSEDEWDLFHDELEDFYDLDL, from the exons ATGCACGGGGTTTGTAAAGAAGGAGCTAACTGTCGATACTCGCATGACCTCTCTGACAGTCCATATGGTGTAGCGTGCAAGTATTTTCAGCGAGGATACTGTGTTTATGGAGACCGCTGCAG ATATGACCATAGCAAGCCATTGAAACAGGAAGAAGCAACTGCTACAGACCTAACTACAAAATCATCTCCTGCTGCTTCCCCAAGTCTCCCTTCAGCAGTCGGGCCACTTGCTGAAATGGATACAGGCGAAGCCGAGTCAAGAAATTCAAACCTTGCAACTGTAGGAGCAGGTTCAGAGGACTGGGTGAATGCGATCGAGTTTGTTCCTGGACAGCCCTACTGTGGCCGTA CTGCCCCTTCCTGCACTGACGCACCCCTGCAGGGCTCAGTGACCAAGGAAGAATCAGAGAAAGAGCAAACCGCTGTGGAAACAAAGAAGCAGCTTTGCCCCTATGCTGCAGTGGGAGAGTGCCGATATGGGGAGAACTGTGTGTATCTCCACGGAGATTCATGTGATATGTGTGGGCTGCAGGTCCTACATCCAATGGATGCTGCCCAGAGATCCCAACATATAAAA TCTTGCATTGAGGCCCATGAGAAGGACATGGAGCTCTCATTTGCTGTGCAGCGCAGCAAGGACATGGTGTGCGGGATCTGCATGGAGGTGGTCTATGAGAAAGCCAACCCCAGCGAGCGCCGCTTCGGGATCCTCTCCAACTGCAACCACACCTACTGCCTCAAGTGTATTCGCAAGTGGAGGAGCGCAAAGCAATTTGAGAGCAAGATCATAAA GTCCTGCCCAGAATGCCGGATCACATCTAACTTTGTCATTCCAAGTGAGTACTgggtggaggagaaagaagagaagcagaAACTCATTCAGAAATACAAGGAGGCAATGAG CAACAAGGCGTGCAGGTATTTTGATGAAGGACGTGGGAGCTGCCCATTTGGAGGGAACTGTTTTTACAAGCATGCGTACCCTGATGGCCGTAGAGAGgagccacagagacagaaagtgggaACATCAAGCAGATACCGG GCCCAACGAAGGAACCACTTCTGGGAGCTCATTGAGGAAAGAGAGAACAGCAGTCCCTTTGACAACGACGAAGAAGAAGTTGTCACCTTTGAGCTGGGAGAgatgttgcttatgcttttggctGCAGGTGGGGACGACGAACTGACAGACTCTGAAGATGAGTGGGACTTGTTTCATGATGAGCTGGAAGATTTTTATGACTTGGATCTATAG